The window CCGTCCCGGCCACCCTGCTCGTCTCCGGCACGCTCCTGCTCACTCTGCTGCACCGCATGGTCTTCTCGGCGGACGGTGCGCTGCGGCTCGCGGGCGGCTCGCGGGCCTGGTACCAGGGCGCCACCTTCGAGGCCAACGGCACCCTCGCCACCGCCTACGCCCTCCTCGGCCTCGCCGTCGGCGTCCTCGCGGGCCTGCTCCAGCGCCGGGCCCTGGCCGCGCTCGGCACGGCGGTCGTGGGCCTCGCGATCCTCGCGGCCGCGCTCGGCGCCCTGCGCCCGTACCTGTGGCCGGTCGAGACGCTCACCGACAAGAACGAGTACCCCGAGTACATCGGCATGGTCGTCGGCGAGGGCGCGCTCACCTCCACCGGCGCCCGCGTCCCGGACCCCATCTGCGTCGACAACGCCAAGTGCCTCGCCGAGCACGACATCGTGGGCTTCTACCGCGACTACCACCCGGCCTCCCACTTCTGGCCCCTGCAACTCGTGGAGACCGGCATCGTCCTCGCCGTCGCCGCACTGGCGGTCCTGCTCGCCTTCCGGCTGCTGAACCGCCGCACCGGAGCCGCCGTATGACCACCACACTCACCGCCACGACGACCCCGGCCACCGGCACCCCGCGCGGGCCGCGCGGCCTGGTCTGGGCCGTCCTGCGGGTGCACCGCACGGCCCTGGTCTTCTGGGGGCTCACCCTGACCGCCGCGACGGCGGGCCTGATCTGGATGCACACGATCGCGGACGACGCCCGCCGGGGAAACGTCCCGTGCGCCGAGCCCGCCCACGACGGCCTCCCTTCCTGCGCCTCGGTCGAGGCGATCACCGTCGACGGCCTCTACTCCGACGGCATCGCCCTGGTCACCACGGCCCTGTGCTACGTGATCCTCCCCGTGGCCGCCTGGGCGGGCGGGGCGCTGATCGGCCGGGAGCTGGAGAGCGGCACCGCCCGGCTCGCCTGGACCCAGTCGGTCACCCCGGCCCGATGGCTGGCCGCCAAGCTCGCGGTCCCGGCCGCCCTGCTCACCGCCGGAACCGGTGCGGTCCTGCTGCTGAACCTCTGGGCCCGCACGGACGACAACCCGAACCTCGTCGGGGACTGGTACGGACCCGACCAGTTCTCCGGCATCGGCCCGGTGGCCGTCGCCTACGCCCTCGCGGGCCTCGCCCTCGGCACGCTCGCCGGACTGCTGCTCCGCCGGACACTGCCCGCCGCCGGGGTGGGCTTCGCGGCCGCGCTGCTCCTCCACACCGTGCTGGAGCGCTACCGCGAGGACCTCTGGCCGACGGTCACCCGCAGCGAGAAGGGCGAATTCGAGCTGCCCCGCTCCGCCTGGCAGCAGGATGGGGACATCACCTGGGGGCGGCATCCCGGGGAGGGCACCCCGTTGTCCACCAGCGCGACCTTCCACCCCCAGTCCCATTTCTGGCCGCTCCAGTACGTCGAGACCGGAATCGTCCTCGTGGTGGCCGCCGCGGCGACGCTCGCCGCCTTCCGCCTGCTGCGCCGCCGCATGCCCTGAGACCTCCGGCCCGTACGTCCCTCCACGGGGGGACGGGCGTGCGGGCCGGACATCCCGGCGGCGACGTAGACGCCCGCGAGCCGCCCCCCGCTATCCCACACGCCATGTCTCCGTAACCATTGGTTCAGACGGGCTTGCGAGGCTCAGCCAATGACGCCCGCCGTGCCAGAGCCTGCGCCGCCCCCGGGAGGGAGCGCGAGGAACGGGGACGCACGACGCCTCCCCGCCACGCTCCCGCCCGCGTTGTCCGACGCGCCCATAAGCCTCGCCACGCGGAACAATGGGCATATGAGCCAGTCCACGAACGCCCAGGCAAACGTCCAGCACGCGCAGCCCTCCGTGGGCTCCATCGCGGCACACCGCCCGCACACGGTGAGCTCGGCGGTGGTCTCCGAACTGGAGCCCGACATCGATGCCGACCTCGACGCGTACGAGGTCTCCGAGATCGACGGCGTCCAGCTGCCCCAGGGACGCTTCCTGGACCGGGAACGCAGCTGGCTCGCGTTCAACGAGCGCGTCCTCGAACTCGCCGAGGACCCGAACACCCCGCTCCTCGAACGGGCGAACTTCCTGGCGATCTTCGCCAGCAACCTGGACGAGTTCTTCATGGTCCGCGTGGCCGGACTGAAGCGCCGTATCGCCACCGGTGTCGCCACCCGGTCCGCGTCCGGCCTGCAGCCCCGCGAGGTCCTGGAGATGATCTGGGCCCGCTCCCGCGAGCTGATGGCCCGGCACGCCGCCTGCTACCACGAGGACGTCGCCCCCTCCCTCGCGGAGGAGGGCATCCACCTGGTCCGCTGGAGCGAACTCCAGGAGAAGGAGCAGGCGCGCCTGTTCACCCTCTTCCGGCACCAGATCTTCCCGGTCCTGACCCCGCTGGCGGTCGACCCGGCGCACCCCTTCCCGTACATCTCCGGCCTCTCCCTGAACCTGGCCGTACGGGTCCGCAACCCCGTCACCGGCACCCCGCACTTCGCCCGCGTCAAGGTGCCGCCGCTGCTCTCCCGCTTCCTGGAGGCCTCCCCCGGCCGCTTCGTCCCGCTGGAGGACGTCATCGGCGCCCACCTGGAGGAGCTGTTCCCGGGCATGGAGGTCCTGGAGCACCACGCCTTCCGGGTCACCCGCAACGAGGACCTGGAGGTGGAGGAGGACGACGCCGAGAACCTCCTCCAGGCCCTGGAGAAGGAGCTCATGCGGCGCCGCTTCGGGCCGCCGGTGCGCCTGGAGGTCGAGGAGAACATCAACCAGGAGGTCCTGGACCTGCTGGTGCGCGAGCTGAAGATCAGCGAGGCCGAGGTCTACCCGCTGACCGGCCCCCTGGACCTCACGGGCCTCTTCCGCATCGCCTCCATCGACCGGCCCGAGCTGAAGTACGCGAAGTTCGTCGCGGGCACCCATCGCGACCTCGCCGAGGTCGAGTCGGCGTCCGCGCCCGACATATTCGCCGCGCTGCGCAACCGCGACGTGCTGCTGCACCACCCGTACGACTCCTTCTCCACCTCCGTGCAGGCGTTCCTGGAGCAGGCGGCCGACGACCCGGACGTCCTCGCGATCAAGCAGACCCTGTACCGGACGTCCGGCGACTCCCCCATAGTCAACGCCCTCATCGACGCCGCCGAGGCCGGCAAGCAGGTCCTCGTCCTGGTCGAGATCAAGGCCCGCTTCGACGAGCACGCCAACATCAAGTGGGCGCGCAAGCTGGAGGAGGCCGGCTGCCATGTGGTGTACGGCCTCGTCGGCCTGAAGACCCACTGCAAGCTGTCGCTGGTGGTCCGCCAGGAGGGCGAGACGCTACGGCGCTACAGCCACGTCGGCACCGGCAACTACCACCCGAAGACGGCACGGCTGTACGAGGACCTGGGCCTGCTGACCGCGGACCCGCAGGTGGGCGCGGACCTGTCCGACCTGTTCAACCGTCTGTCCGGCTACTCGCGCCGGGAGACGTACCGCCGTCTGCTCGTGGCCCCCAAGTCCCTGCGCGACGGCCTGATCTCGCGGATCAACAAGGAGGTCCAGCACCACCGTGCCGGGCGTCCCGCCTACGTCCGCATCAAGGTCAACTCGATCGTCGACGAGGCGCTCATCGACGCCTGCTACGGCGCGTCCCAGGCGGGCGTGCCGGTCGACATCTGGGTCCGCGGCATCTGCGCGATCCGCCCGGGCGTGACGGGACTGTCGGAGAACATCCGCGTCCGCTCGGTCCTCGGCCGCTTCCTGGAGCACTCCCGGGTCTTCGCCTTCGGCAACGGCGGCGAGCCCGAGGTGTGGTTCGGCAGCGCCGACATGATGCACCGCAATCTCGACCGTCGTATAGAAGCCCTGGTCAGGGTCACGGACCCGGCCCACCGCGCCGCGCTCAACCGGCTCATGGAGACCGGTATGTCCGACACCACCGCATCCTGGCACCTCGGTCCGGACGGCGAGTGGACCCGGCACGCGACGGACGCGGACGGCCAGCCCCTGCGCAACGTCCAGGAGATGCTCATAGACGCCCGGAGGCGCCGGCGTGGCACAGCAACACCTTGATCCGACGGACCCCACGGCCGGGGCTGCGGCGGGGGACGCCCTCGCGGGCTACCTGCGCGCCCAGGCCACGGAGTTCCTCCGAGCCCTGCGCCTGCACCGGGAGACCGGCGGCGGCGACGGGGGCTCCCTCGCTCGAGCGAAGTCGAGAGTGGGGGACAACGGCTCGGAGGAGTCCGTCGACGCGGCCCGGGCCCTGCGCCGCTCGGCCCGCCGCATCAGCGCCAGCCTGCACACGTTCCGCCCCCTGCTGGACACCGACTGGTCGGAGGCCATCCGCCCCGAGCTGGCCTGGCTCTCGGGAACCCTGGCGATGGAACACGCGTACGCGGCCCGCCTGGAGCGCCTGCTGCTGGCCCTGCACCGCCTGTCGGGGGCCACGGCGCTGCCGACGCAGACGGGCGGCGTGGCCGGCCTGCCCGGCACGGCGGGCGCGAGCGGCGCGAGCAGGCTGACGGACACGGCGGCGACCGGCCGCGGCGACGCGGCCACGGCCGGTCGGGCCGACGCGGCCGCGGCAAGCCGTGCCAACGTGACCGCGGGCAGCCGTGCCGCCGGTGCCGCGTCCGTCCCGCCGAAAGCGGCGCCCCCGCACGCCGGCCCCCCGGCCCACCCGGCGGCCACCACGGAACGCGGCAACCTCACCGTGGGCGCGGCCAAAGCAGGCGCCCTGCTCGAACGCCAGCTCACCCTGGCCCGGACCCGAGCACACAGCACCGCCCTCCAGGCCCTCGGCAGCAGCCGCTTCCACGCGGTCGCCGACAACATCGCCGTACTGGCCAGCGAGGTCCCCCTCACCCCCGCCGCGGCCACCGGCGACCTGCGCCCCCTCGCGGCCGCCGCCGAGGAGCGCCTCAGCGACGCGGTGACGGCGCTGCCCCTGGTGACCGCGGGCCACCCCTACAACGCGGAGGCCCTGATCCACGGCCTCTCCCCGGACCCGGCCCCGCACCCGCAGGACGCGCCCTGGCACCAGGTCCGCCTGCTGCTGCGCCTGCACCGCTACGCCCGTGAGGTCCTGCACGGCGACACCAACTTGGTGGACGTACGGCTGCTGACCGCCGGCCAGGCCCTCAACCGGCACCGCGACGCCTCCGAGGCGGCGGCGGCCGCGGCCCAGGCGGCCCGCACCCCGCGTATCGCCCCGGCGACGGCCTACGCCCTCGGCGTGCTGCACGCCGACCAGCGGCACGAGGTGGAGGCGGCGCGGTTCGCCTTCCAGCAGTCCTGGCAGATCCAGCCGGCAGGCAGGCCCTGAAGGAGGCACACCCGGTGACTCACGCCCATGACCTCACCACCGTCCACGCGGCGGGCTGCGTCCTGTGGCGCCGCTCGCCGGTAGACGGTGAGCTGGAGATATGCCTGATCCACCGGCCGAAATACGACGACTGGTCCCACCCCAAGGGCAAGCTGAAGCGCGGCGAGGACCCCCTCGCCGGAGCCCTGCGCGAGGTCGCGGAGGAAACAGGCCACTCGGCCCGGTTGGGCGCCGCGCTGCCGACGCTGCGGTACCAGGCGAACGGCCGCCCCAAGGAGGTCCGCTACTGGGCGGCCGAGGCCGGTCCCGGCTCATTCGCCCCGAGCGACGAGGTGGACCGCCTGCTGTGGCTCTCCCCCACGGCCGCGCGGGGCCGGCTGACCCAGCAGAGGGACCGCGACCTCGTGGACGCCCTGCTGAAGTCGCTGCGCCTGGCATAGTCCGCTACAACCCGCCACAAAGCCTCGGAATGCACCCGTGTCCTCAACGTAAGCGTTCCGTGACCTCACCGCACCGTCCCCAGGGGTTCACCCCTCGTTCATTTACGCCCTTCGGCGCCTTCACCTGTACTGCCTAATTTCGGCCTTGCACGATGACGGATCGCGCCCGACGGGACGCGGCCGCGTCGCCCATTCTTCGCACGCCGCCGAATTCAGGACGGCGGCTCCTGGAAGGAACTCCCTCAAGTGAAGCTTCAGCGCAAGAACCGGCGGGCACTCGCTCTCGGCGCTCTCGCCGTCTCCGGCGCCCTGGCCCTCACGGCGTGCGGCTCCGACGACACCGGGAACACCGGCGGCGACTCCACGTCGACCGCCAAGGCCGGCAACATCGACTGCGGCGACGCCAGCGGCCAGCTGCAGGCCTCCGGCTCCTCCGCGCAGAAGAACGCGATCGACGCCTGGGTCAAGCAGTACACGGCGGCCTGCAAGAGCGTGCAGCTCAACTACAACCCGACGGGTTCGGGCGCCGGCGTCACCGCCTTCCTCCAGGGTCAGACCGCGTTCGCCGGTTCGGACTCCGCGCTGGAGGCCGAGGAGATCACCGAGTCCAAGAAGACCGCCTGCACGGGCGGCGGCCAGGCCATCGACCTGCCCATGGTCGTCGGCCCGATCGGCGTCGGCTACAACGTGCCGGGTGTCGACAGCCTCGTCCTGGACGCCCCGACCCTCGCCAAGATCTTCGACAGCAAGATCACCAACTGGAACGACGCGGCCATCAAGAAGCTGAACCCCGACGCGAAGCTTCCCGACCTCAAGATCCAGGCGTTCCACCGCTCGGACGAGTCCGGCACCACGGACAACTTCACCAAGTACCTGGGTGCCGCCGCCCCCAGCGACTGGAAGTACGAGCACAGCAAGTCGTGGGAGGCCAAGGGCGGCCAGTCCGCCTCCGGCTCCTCCGGTGTGGCGCAGCAGGTGACCCAGACCGCGGGTGCGATCTCCTACATGGAGCTGTCGTACGTGAAGGACGGCATGAAGGCCGTCAAGATCAAGACGGGTGCCGCCGAGCCGGTCGAGGCCACCACCGACAACGCCACCAAGTCCATCTCCGAGGCCAAGGTCGTCGGCACGGGCAAGGACCTGGCGCTGGAGCTGAACTACACGCCGAAGGCCGAGGGCGCCTACCCGATCACCCTGGTCACGTACGAGATCGTCTGTGACAAGGGCAACAAGGCGGAGACCCTCCCCGCCGTCAAGTCCTTCCTCTCCTACATCTCCTCCGAGGACGGCCAGGGTGTGCTGACCGAAGCCGGTTACGCCCCGGTCCCCGACGAGCTCATCACGAAGGTCCGCAGCACCGTCTCGGGCCTGAGCTGACCTGAGTGCGGCCCGCTCCACACGGGAGCGGGCCGCACCGTCCGGTGCACCGCCGCCAGGAGCCGCTGCCCACCCGCTACGGCTCCGCTCCAGAGTCGTCGGACCCGACGGCTCCGCAGACCGGAGAACCCGATGGATATATCAACCAAGACCACTGCGTCGCCCCCCACACCCGAGCCGCCCACGACCGAGCAGAAGCGTGCCGCCCGCGGCGCCACCCGCCCCGGAGACCGGATCTTCCTCGCGCTCTCCCGCGGATCGGGCATCTTCCTGCTGGTCGTCATGGCGGCCATCGCCGTCTTCCTCAGCCTTCGCGCCTCCCATGCGATCAGCAAGGACGAGGCCAACTTCTTCACCACCTTCGAG of the Streptomyces sp. T12 genome contains:
- a CDS encoding ABC transporter permease, with product MTAVTLEASTAATPTRGPRGLLWAMLRLHRSALWFWVMLVAVGAGVLLWAYGPGADAAWAELRKAGCDAVSPGDLTCDTGAGAAYGRYDAAIALGSGVLALAPFLTAAWAGAALIGRELESGTAQLAWTQSVSPARWLAAKLAVPATLLVSGTLLLTLLHRMVFSADGALRLAGGSRAWYQGATFEANGTLATAYALLGLAVGVLAGLLQRRALAALGTAVVGLAILAAALGALRPYLWPVETLTDKNEYPEYIGMVVGEGALTSTGARVPDPICVDNAKCLAEHDIVGFYRDYHPASHFWPLQLVETGIVLAVAALAVLLAFRLLNRRTGAAV
- the pstS gene encoding phosphate ABC transporter substrate-binding protein PstS, whose amino-acid sequence is MKLQRKNRRALALGALAVSGALALTACGSDDTGNTGGDSTSTAKAGNIDCGDASGQLQASGSSAQKNAIDAWVKQYTAACKSVQLNYNPTGSGAGVTAFLQGQTAFAGSDSALEAEEITESKKTACTGGGQAIDLPMVVGPIGVGYNVPGVDSLVLDAPTLAKIFDSKITNWNDAAIKKLNPDAKLPDLKIQAFHRSDESGTTDNFTKYLGAAAPSDWKYEHSKSWEAKGGQSASGSSGVAQQVTQTAGAISYMELSYVKDGMKAVKIKTGAAEPVEATTDNATKSISEAKVVGTGKDLALELNYTPKAEGAYPITLVTYEIVCDKGNKAETLPAVKSFLSYISSEDGQGVLTEAGYAPVPDELITKVRSTVSGLS
- a CDS encoding NUDIX hydrolase, yielding MTHAHDLTTVHAAGCVLWRRSPVDGELEICLIHRPKYDDWSHPKGKLKRGEDPLAGALREVAEETGHSARLGAALPTLRYQANGRPKEVRYWAAEAGPGSFAPSDEVDRLLWLSPTAARGRLTQQRDRDLVDALLKSLRLA
- a CDS encoding RNA degradosome polyphosphate kinase yields the protein MTPAVPEPAPPPGGSARNGDARRLPATLPPALSDAPISLATRNNGHMSQSTNAQANVQHAQPSVGSIAAHRPHTVSSAVVSELEPDIDADLDAYEVSEIDGVQLPQGRFLDRERSWLAFNERVLELAEDPNTPLLERANFLAIFASNLDEFFMVRVAGLKRRIATGVATRSASGLQPREVLEMIWARSRELMARHAACYHEDVAPSLAEEGIHLVRWSELQEKEQARLFTLFRHQIFPVLTPLAVDPAHPFPYISGLSLNLAVRVRNPVTGTPHFARVKVPPLLSRFLEASPGRFVPLEDVIGAHLEELFPGMEVLEHHAFRVTRNEDLEVEEDDAENLLQALEKELMRRRFGPPVRLEVEENINQEVLDLLVRELKISEAEVYPLTGPLDLTGLFRIASIDRPELKYAKFVAGTHRDLAEVESASAPDIFAALRNRDVLLHHPYDSFSTSVQAFLEQAADDPDVLAIKQTLYRTSGDSPIVNALIDAAEAGKQVLVLVEIKARFDEHANIKWARKLEEAGCHVVYGLVGLKTHCKLSLVVRQEGETLRRYSHVGTGNYHPKTARLYEDLGLLTADPQVGADLSDLFNRLSGYSRRETYRRLLVAPKSLRDGLISRINKEVQHHRAGRPAYVRIKVNSIVDEALIDACYGASQAGVPVDIWVRGICAIRPGVTGLSENIRVRSVLGRFLEHSRVFAFGNGGEPEVWFGSADMMHRNLDRRIEALVRVTDPAHRAALNRLMETGMSDTTASWHLGPDGEWTRHATDADGQPLRNVQEMLIDARRRRRGTATP
- a CDS encoding CHAD domain-containing protein, encoding MAQQHLDPTDPTAGAAAGDALAGYLRAQATEFLRALRLHRETGGGDGGSLARAKSRVGDNGSEESVDAARALRRSARRISASLHTFRPLLDTDWSEAIRPELAWLSGTLAMEHAYAARLERLLLALHRLSGATALPTQTGGVAGLPGTAGASGASRLTDTAATGRGDAATAGRADAAAASRANVTAGSRAAGAASVPPKAAPPHAGPPAHPAATTERGNLTVGAAKAGALLERQLTLARTRAHSTALQALGSSRFHAVADNIAVLASEVPLTPAAATGDLRPLAAAAEERLSDAVTALPLVTAGHPYNAEALIHGLSPDPAPHPQDAPWHQVRLLLRLHRYAREVLHGDTNLVDVRLLTAGQALNRHRDASEAAAAAAQAARTPRIAPATAYALGVLHADQRHEVEAARFAFQQSWQIQPAGRP